A part of Corynebacterium mustelae genomic DNA contains:
- a CDS encoding energy-coupling factor ABC transporter permease, translated as MHIAEGFLPVSQAVAWTAAAAPFVIHGAMKVNKQIKEQPETGMLLGAAGAFTFVLSALKIPSVTGSSSHPTGTGLGSVLFKPPIMAFVGTTVLLFQALLLAHGGITTLGANAFSMAVVGPWVGYGAWKLVRSIGGSFEVGIFCAALFADFSTYVVTAIQLSIAHHANGFTNALTTFLALYAPTQIPLAIVEAIVTVLIARTLRRIATSDLITLGVLNHTEETTVEPQSAST; from the coding sequence ATGCATATTGCTGAGGGGTTCCTCCCCGTATCCCAGGCTGTCGCCTGGACTGCCGCCGCCGCACCGTTTGTTATTCATGGTGCAATGAAGGTAAATAAACAGATCAAAGAACAACCAGAAACCGGAATGCTGTTGGGAGCGGCAGGCGCTTTCACTTTCGTCCTTTCGGCGTTGAAAATCCCGTCCGTTACTGGTTCGTCCTCCCATCCCACTGGAACAGGCTTAGGTTCGGTTCTATTCAAGCCACCGATCATGGCTTTCGTTGGAACCACCGTCTTGCTGTTCCAGGCCTTGTTGTTGGCGCACGGTGGCATAACCACACTGGGTGCCAATGCGTTTTCGATGGCAGTCGTTGGCCCGTGGGTAGGATACGGTGCCTGGAAACTGGTGCGAAGCATTGGTGGTTCCTTTGAAGTAGGGATTTTCTGCGCCGCATTGTTTGCCGATTTCTCCACCTATGTGGTGACTGCCATTCAGTTATCTATCGCCCATCATGCCAATGGTTTTACTAACGCGCTGACTACTTTCTTAGCGTTATACGCCCCAACCCAAATTCCGTTGGCAATAGTTGAAGCTATTGTTACCGTCCTTATCGCCCGAACACTTCGTCGTATCGCAACATCCGACCTGATAACGCTTGGTGTGCTGAACCACACTGAAGAAACTACCGTCGAGCCACAATCAGCATCGACTTAA
- a CDS encoding energy-coupling factor ABC transporter substrate-binding protein, with translation MKQSRLVTIGLITVAIIIAVFPMFFNLGDPNSEEPFAGTDASAESIVAEENPAYEPWYEPLVGELPGEVESGLFALQAGLGAGVLGYVLGVYRGRMLPRRSENATATEDSQ, from the coding sequence ATGAAACAATCACGACTAGTCACCATCGGCCTTATCACGGTGGCTATTATCATCGCAGTATTCCCTATGTTCTTTAACCTCGGTGATCCGAATTCCGAGGAACCATTTGCAGGTACAGATGCGTCTGCAGAATCTATCGTTGCCGAAGAAAACCCCGCATACGAACCGTGGTACGAGCCACTCGTTGGGGAGTTACCTGGTGAAGTGGAATCTGGATTATTCGCACTGCAAGCAGGACTAGGAGCTGGAGTTCTAGGATACGTTCTTGGTGTTTACCGGGGCCGAATGCTGCCGCGTCGATCTGAAAATGCGACCGCCACCGAAGATTCACAGTAA
- a CDS encoding energy-coupling factor transporter transmembrane component T family protein encodes MNPLEMAAERSHWAHHNVGEKVLLFIGSAGLAVALPPIPGLPLITALIAGAVIRAQIPLRLYFGVCIAPMSFVIIGVIPLLLSITTHGIELHFSQWEQALTVVSRSCVATTAVMAFALTTPMAEIIAWSLHIGMPTPLVYVVTAMYRMVNTLIGSARTMWDAQAMRLGHSSIKRWIGSVAGQAAGLFVIAFDRARRLSEGLELRADRTALLVAHPRRQANTTRLSCYVAVLATITAFSFISF; translated from the coding sequence ATGAACCCTTTGGAAATGGCTGCCGAGCGCAGCCACTGGGCACACCACAACGTCGGTGAAAAGGTCTTGTTATTCATCGGCAGCGCTGGCCTCGCAGTTGCATTGCCTCCTATCCCCGGATTACCACTTATTACAGCGCTGATCGCCGGGGCGGTCATTCGTGCCCAGATCCCACTTCGGCTCTATTTCGGGGTGTGCATCGCACCCATGAGCTTTGTCATCATTGGTGTCATTCCGCTTCTACTGAGCATCACAACACATGGCATTGAACTACATTTTTCGCAATGGGAACAGGCACTAACAGTGGTATCGCGCTCGTGTGTCGCCACCACAGCAGTGATGGCTTTCGCTCTTACCACCCCGATGGCTGAGATCATCGCGTGGAGCCTTCACATCGGCATGCCAACTCCCCTGGTCTATGTCGTCACCGCCATGTATCGCATGGTCAATACCCTCATTGGTAGTGCACGCACCATGTGGGACGCGCAGGCAATGCGGCTTGGACATTCCTCAATAAAGCGATGGATCGGTTCGGTTGCGGGACAAGCGGCAGGGTTATTCGTCATTGCCTTTGATCGCGCCCGCAGATTGAGCGAAGGGCTCGAACTGCGGGCGGATCGCACAGCGCTACTAGTAGCACACCCGCGTCGACAAGCAAATACCACCAGGCTCAGCTGCTACGTCGCGGTCTTAGCCACAATAACTGCGTTTAGTTTCATTAGTTTCTAA